A region from the Algoriphagus machipongonensis genome encodes:
- a CDS encoding DUF4174 domain-containing protein, with the protein MSPFTSFAQDLSEHRWKDRLVILQANDLNNQLLKEQILELRNNNEGLKDRQIIVYQIIQNKYQKGIYDENEWVKSEGKFTSHNEGDSPFQFTLIGLDGGIKLKNNEPISCEKLFGTIDQMPLRQSEIRRKKDGDNF; encoded by the coding sequence ATGTCTCCTTTTACAAGTTTTGCCCAAGATCTTTCCGAGCACCGATGGAAGGATCGATTAGTTATCCTGCAAGCAAATGACCTCAATAATCAACTCTTAAAGGAACAGATACTCGAGTTGAGGAACAATAATGAAGGACTGAAAGATCGACAAATTATTGTTTACCAAATCATCCAAAACAAGTATCAAAAAGGGATTTATGATGAAAATGAATGGGTGAAATCCGAGGGGAAATTCACTTCTCATAATGAAGGGGATTCTCCTTTTCAGTTTACCCTTATCGGTTTGGATGGAGGCATCAAACTAAAAAATAATGAGCCAATTAGCTGTGAGAAGTTATTTGGGACAATTGATCAAATGCCCTTGAGGCAATCTGAAATCCGAAGAAAAAAAGATGGGGATAATTTTTAA
- a CDS encoding L-serine ammonia-lyase, iron-sulfur-dependent, subunit alpha — translation MNYPSIFNDVIGPVMRGPSSSHCAAALRIGRICHDLMDGRISTIEIDFDPNGSLATTHKDQGSDMGLFGGFLGWEAYDERLVQSEMHLGAAGIQFKINIKELRYDHPNTYQITLSNPWEKHQVIANSTGGGMIEVIEIDGVKVSLAGDKYVTLVYSSDLSKIKTFLAQSLDSEELEIHTDQGEFLAVTDLSFIDKSILEELKEIEGVSQIKQIKPVLPVLAGKNPEVPFITCEEMMTYNKDKNLSLWELAVKYESMRGNIPEHEVLSKMDEIRIILKNAVDTGLKGTKFEDRILGPQSVNFKSMMEGKKLIDGDVLNRIIMYVSAIMEVKSSMGVIVAAPTAGSCGAMPGAVLGVADSLGLSDEETNKALMVAGLIGVFIAAHSTFAAEVGGCQAECGSGSTMAAAAIVSLMGASLNQSISAASMALQSSLGMICDPIGNRVEAPCLNKNVMAASNALSCSNMALANYDHLIPLDEVIETMYEVGKSIPNTLRCTNLGGLSITKTAKEIEAKLGQKHFYKSC, via the coding sequence ATGAATTACCCTAGTATTTTTAATGATGTCATCGGTCCTGTGATGAGAGGTCCTTCGAGTTCTCATTGTGCAGCAGCTTTAAGGATAGGCAGGATATGTCATGATCTTATGGATGGACGAATTTCTACGATTGAAATAGATTTTGATCCGAATGGTTCATTGGCAACTACACATAAGGATCAAGGCTCAGACATGGGCTTATTCGGAGGTTTTTTGGGCTGGGAAGCTTATGATGAGCGATTGGTTCAATCCGAAATGCATCTGGGAGCTGCAGGTATTCAATTTAAAATAAATATCAAGGAGCTTAGGTATGATCACCCCAATACTTATCAAATCACTTTATCAAATCCTTGGGAAAAGCATCAGGTAATCGCCAATTCTACGGGAGGAGGCATGATTGAAGTGATAGAAATTGATGGTGTGAAAGTTTCACTCGCTGGAGATAAATATGTGACATTGGTTTATTCTTCAGATTTGTCAAAAATCAAGACGTTTCTTGCTCAATCCTTAGATTCAGAGGAATTAGAAATCCATACTGATCAAGGAGAATTTTTGGCTGTAACTGATTTGTCATTTATCGATAAATCTATTCTAGAGGAATTAAAAGAAATAGAAGGAGTCTCTCAAATCAAACAAATCAAGCCAGTGCTTCCAGTCTTGGCTGGTAAGAATCCTGAAGTTCCTTTTATCACTTGTGAGGAGATGATGACTTACAACAAAGACAAGAATTTAAGTCTTTGGGAATTAGCGGTAAAATATGAAAGTATGCGAGGAAATATTCCTGAACATGAAGTGCTTTCAAAAATGGATGAAATCCGAATAATTCTCAAAAATGCTGTAGATACAGGCCTAAAAGGTACCAAGTTTGAAGACCGGATTTTAGGGCCTCAATCTGTGAATTTCAAATCCATGATGGAAGGAAAGAAACTAATTGATGGGGATGTACTAAACCGGATTATCATGTATGTATCCGCCATCATGGAAGTAAAGAGTTCCATGGGAGTTATCGTTGCGGCGCCTACAGCAGGATCCTGTGGGGCTATGCCCGGTGCGGTTTTAGGAGTAGCAGATTCTTTGGGACTTTCTGATGAGGAAACCAATAAAGCATTGATGGTTGCCGGATTAATTGGTGTATTTATCGCAGCACATTCCACCTTTGCTGCAGAAGTTGGAGGTTGTCAAGCTGAATGTGGTTCTGGTTCTACCATGGCTGCAGCAGCGATAGTCAGTTTGATGGGTGCAAGCCTCAATCAAAGTATTTCTGCAGCTTCAATGGCACTGCAAAGTTCCTTAGGAATGATATGCGACCCAATTGGAAATAGGGTAGAAGCTCCCTGCCTCAACAAAAATGTGATGGCAGCTTCTAATGCCCTTTCCTGCTCAAATATGGCCTTGGCAAATTATGATCACCTGATACCTTTAGATGAGGTGATTGAAACCATGTATGAGGTAGGGAAAAGTATCCCTAATACTCTTAGATGTACCAATTTGGGAGGGCTTTCTATCACTAAAACAGCGAAAGAAATTGAAGCCAAACTTGGGCAAAAGCATTTCTATAAAAGCTGTTAA
- the folE gene encoding GTP cyclohydrolase I FolE encodes MKQKETLLNTMGIDISQASLEEIGEEHVGTSLETPLREDAFEMDDDLKVELIEKHFREIMHIMGLDLTDDSLKGTPHRVAKMYVKEVFSGLNPKNKPIAKLFENKYKYKEMLVEKDITFHSHCEHHFVPIYGNAHVAYISKGEVIGLSKINRIVQYFAKRPQVQERLTMQIGNELKEVLKTDDVAVILDANHMCVSSRGVQDTNSSTVTSFYSGKFEKDEQSRNEFLKYISLEK; translated from the coding sequence ATGAAACAGAAAGAAACTTTGTTGAATACGATGGGAATTGACATTTCACAAGCTTCCCTAGAGGAAATTGGAGAGGAGCATGTAGGAACCTCCCTTGAAACTCCCTTGCGAGAGGATGCTTTTGAGATGGATGATGACTTAAAAGTCGAATTGATCGAGAAACACTTTCGTGAAATCATGCATATCATGGGATTGGACCTGACGGACGATAGTTTGAAAGGAACTCCCCATCGTGTAGCAAAAATGTATGTTAAGGAAGTTTTCAGCGGCTTAAATCCAAAAAATAAGCCTATTGCCAAGCTTTTTGAAAATAAGTACAAGTACAAAGAGATGCTAGTGGAGAAGGATATCACTTTCCACTCCCATTGTGAGCATCATTTTGTGCCAATATATGGTAATGCCCATGTTGCTTATATCTCTAAAGGGGAAGTAATTGGACTCTCTAAAATCAATAGGATCGTTCAGTATTTTGCCAAAAGACCACAGGTTCAGGAGAGATTGACTATGCAAATAGGAAACGAGCTTAAAGAAGTGCTGAAGACAGATGATGTAGCAGTGATATTGGACGCTAATCATATGTGTGTAAGTTCTAGAGGTGTTCAGGATACGAATAGCTCCACAGTGACTTCTTTCTATTCTGGGAAGTTTGAAAAAGATGAGCAATCCAGGAATGAGTTTTTGAAATATATCTCTTTGGAGAAATAA
- a CDS encoding DUF4136 domain-containing protein, with translation MKKLSYLLLFTIFSLAISSCTNKGMKVVTREDGDASLENYRTYAWISDKETIPNAYALVGPADALVFNNKSSRKMIKDAVELQMEARGFAKDEKAPEMLINFTVLEEDTELRKYILDNGQDYLGFGPRSEAVQMIPVDKGTVLVNFMDAKSGNQIWQGYASGALTAEDIKNMSSMQEKVGAIFENFDFNQFQASAQ, from the coding sequence ATGAAAAAATTAAGCTATTTATTATTATTCACAATATTCTCGCTGGCTATATCTTCCTGTACTAACAAAGGGATGAAAGTAGTCACTAGAGAAGATGGGGATGCAAGCTTAGAGAATTACAGAACCTATGCTTGGATTTCCGATAAAGAAACGATCCCTAACGCCTATGCGCTGGTTGGACCGGCTGATGCTTTGGTATTCAATAATAAATCGTCCAGAAAGATGATTAAAGATGCCGTAGAGCTTCAAATGGAAGCTAGAGGCTTTGCCAAAGATGAAAAGGCTCCAGAGATGCTGATCAATTTTACAGTACTTGAAGAAGATACTGAATTGAGAAAGTACATTTTGGATAATGGACAAGACTATTTAGGTTTTGGACCAAGATCCGAGGCTGTACAGATGATACCCGTTGATAAGGGTACTGTCCTGGTAAATTTTATGGATGCTAAATCCGGAAACCAGATATGGCAAGGATATGCTTCTGGAGCACTAACTGCAGAAGACATTAAAAATATGTCTTCCATGCAGGAAAAAGTTGGAGCGATATTCGAAAACTTTGACTTTAACCAATTTCAGGCAAGTGCCCAATAA
- a CDS encoding 6-pyruvoyl trahydropterin synthase family protein: MKVTVFRKEHFNAAHRLHNPDWSDEQNKAVFGKCNNPHFHGHNYELIVKLRGEIDPRTGYVYDMKLLSDLIKEFVLKRFDHKNLNLDTDEFIQLNPTAENIAVVIWNILREKIDRKFELTIRLYETERNFVEYDGN, from the coding sequence ATGAAAGTCACCGTCTTTAGAAAAGAGCATTTCAATGCAGCCCACCGTTTACATAACCCAGATTGGTCTGATGAGCAGAACAAAGCTGTTTTTGGAAAGTGTAATAATCCTCATTTTCATGGACACAATTATGAATTGATTGTGAAATTGAGGGGGGAAATAGACCCCAGGACGGGATACGTATATGATATGAAACTCTTGAGCGATTTGATCAAGGAGTTTGTATTAAAAAGATTTGATCATAAAAATTTAAACTTGGATACCGATGAATTCATTCAACTTAACCCAACCGCTGAGAACATTGCAGTGGTTATTTGGAATATTTTAAGGGAAAAAATTGATCGGAAATTCGAATTAACGATTCGACTATATGAAACAGAAAGAAACTTTGTTGAATACGATGGGAATTGA
- a CDS encoding phosphotriesterase family protein, whose protein sequence is MQSRYSFLLLIAIFSFSCSKPANEEKAGFNSVTGAISLDSLGLTLIHEHMLVDFIGADSVSSNRYDRDKVIEKVLPYLLEVKELGVKTIFDCTPSYLAKDPGLLKILSEKSGIQIMTNTGFYGAVGGKYLPDFVKTENASQIANRWISDFENGIDESGIKPAFIKISVNEEEPLRELDAKLVRAAGITHSVTDLTIASHTGTWNTAKQEVEILQNMEIDPSAFVWVHAQAEQDFQNYLSAAQLGVWISLDGIGWSIQEYVDRLLFAKENDILGNILISHDAGWYDPAKPDGGDFQPFTNIFKELMPALNEKGFDQSDWKLLLEENPEKAFSKK, encoded by the coding sequence ATGCAAAGTCGTTATTCTTTCTTATTGCTGATTGCAATATTCTCTTTTTCATGCTCTAAACCAGCAAATGAAGAAAAGGCTGGTTTCAACTCAGTTACCGGAGCCATCTCATTAGATTCACTTGGTCTTACTCTGATCCATGAACATATGTTGGTGGATTTTATCGGTGCGGATTCCGTATCATCTAATCGATATGATAGGGATAAAGTCATCGAAAAAGTATTGCCTTATTTACTAGAGGTAAAAGAATTAGGTGTAAAAACGATTTTTGACTGTACGCCAAGTTATTTGGCTAAAGATCCAGGTTTGCTCAAAATATTAAGTGAAAAATCCGGGATACAAATCATGACCAATACCGGCTTTTATGGAGCCGTGGGTGGCAAATATCTTCCTGACTTTGTTAAAACAGAAAATGCTTCTCAAATCGCTAATCGCTGGATTTCTGATTTTGAAAATGGGATTGATGAAAGTGGAATCAAACCGGCCTTTATTAAGATTTCTGTCAATGAGGAGGAACCTTTGAGAGAGCTGGATGCCAAATTAGTTAGAGCAGCAGGAATTACCCATTCGGTTACCGATTTGACGATTGCTTCTCATACCGGAACTTGGAATACCGCCAAGCAGGAAGTAGAAATTCTACAAAATATGGAGATTGATCCATCTGCTTTTGTCTGGGTTCATGCTCAAGCGGAGCAGGATTTTCAAAATTATCTTTCAGCTGCTCAATTGGGTGTTTGGATCAGCTTGGATGGAATAGGTTGGTCTATTCAGGAATATGTGGATCGCTTACTTTTTGCCAAAGAAAATGACATTTTGGGAAATATCCTGATCTCTCATGATGCCGGTTGGTACGATCCTGCCAAACCCGATGGGGGAGATTTTCAGCCCTTCACTAATATTTTTAAAGAGTTGATGCCAGCTCTTAACGAAAAAGGATTTGATCAATCCGATTGGAAATTGTTATTGGAAGAAAATCCGGAAAAAGCTTTCTCAAAAAAGTAA
- a CDS encoding nuclear transport factor 2 family protein has protein sequence MAKIISSPDCGNSPKMAFLKEFNIAFVEGEIPFLVDSVTEDIVWNLVGDKEIKGKENFAQELENMKTEKVLELKIEQILSHGKEGAIHGILKMQSGKKYAFSDFYRFKGAKGDKIKSITSYVIII, from the coding sequence ATGGCAAAGATCATTTCCAGTCCTGATTGTGGAAACTCCCCGAAAATGGCCTTCCTAAAAGAATTCAATATTGCTTTTGTAGAAGGGGAAATCCCATTTCTTGTAGACAGTGTTACCGAGGATATTGTATGGAATTTAGTTGGAGACAAAGAGATTAAGGGAAAAGAAAATTTTGCTCAGGAATTAGAAAATATGAAAACGGAGAAGGTTTTAGAGTTGAAGATAGAGCAAATCCTATCCCATGGGAAAGAGGGAGCGATCCATGGAATCTTGAAAATGCAAAGTGGAAAGAAATATGCTTTTTCAGACTTTTATAGATTTAAGGGAGCAAAAGGCGATAAGATTAAATCTATCACTTCCTATGTAATCATTATTTAA
- a CDS encoding PLAT/LH2 domain-containing protein, translated as MPEITYTVEVKTGYKGTNADIEIFLMGTKGNWKEFQLMDNPGLDDLEPNQISTFTFYDDIDIGTVTDIALRPRGPGLYHDNWKMDEIKINSNAKDSMESTFGERKRLFVGDAEPIILRANEFPSINLINKIENIKVSSYVIAENNFGGNATKDHKETSEIIESESLTISTEDSLALKQSYEMQTGVKVEGIVDVSSTFSSEIAATFKQVVTNQKEKIIKRSNSFSYEGKDNHCNFFIYTDYEIRVIGTYDIGKSKKGKVEKPIEKHRTVVIRSFKAVDQKLDGSNESFEEMWVKAGESLENIPKTPTLADLEK; from the coding sequence ATGCCAGAAATAACCTACACAGTTGAAGTCAAAACAGGGTACAAAGGGACTAATGCAGACATTGAAATTTTTTTAATGGGCACTAAAGGGAATTGGAAAGAGTTTCAATTAATGGATAATCCAGGACTTGATGATTTGGAGCCAAACCAAATAAGCACATTTACTTTTTACGATGATATTGATATCGGCACAGTCACAGATATTGCTTTAAGACCACGAGGGCCTGGACTGTATCACGATAATTGGAAAATGGATGAAATTAAAATAAACTCCAATGCTAAAGACTCAATGGAATCTACATTTGGCGAGCGAAAAAGATTATTTGTTGGAGATGCGGAACCAATAATTCTCAGAGCAAATGAATTTCCTTCAATAAATTTAATTAATAAAATAGAAAATATTAAGGTAAGTAGTTACGTAATTGCCGAAAATAATTTCGGGGGTAATGCTACAAAAGATCATAAAGAAACTTCTGAAATCATTGAAAGTGAAAGCTTAACAATTTCAACTGAAGATTCTCTTGCATTAAAACAATCTTACGAGATGCAAACAGGAGTAAAAGTTGAAGGAATTGTTGATGTCTCTTCAACTTTTTCAAGTGAAATAGCGGCTACTTTTAAGCAAGTTGTAACAAACCAAAAGGAAAAAATTATAAAGAGGTCTAATTCATTTTCATATGAGGGGAAAGACAACCATTGCAATTTTTTTATCTATACAGATTATGAAATAAGAGTTATCGGAACTTATGATATAGGAAAATCGAAAAAAGGCAAAGTCGAAAAACCTATTGAAAAGCATAGAACAGTTGTGATTAGATCATTCAAAGCCGTCGATCAAAAATTAGATGGATCAAATGAAAGTTTTGAAGAAATGTGGGTCAAGGCGGGTGAATCATTAGAAAATATTCCTAAAACTCCCACTTTAGCTGATCTTGAGAAATAA
- a CDS encoding sulfatase-like hydrolase/transferase, whose amino-acid sequence MKKVSYLLLSLTLLSLNSFSPPEPKPNKQPNIILIFIDDMGWADFSSFGNTDAQTPNFDQMASEGISFEQFYVNSPICSPSRVAISTGTYPQRWNITSYLDNRAQNQKRGMASWLDPSAPMLARSLQEAGYATGHFGKWHMGGQRDVNNAPAITEYGFDESLTNFEGMGAKLLPLTKDETGKVGRIWEGAEILGEPVTWMQRSEITTGFINEAIQFIDEAEKEEKPFYVNIWPDDVHSPYWPPFEDYGLAKEDGKRGLYLAVLEAMDQQFGKLFDYIKSNENLRDNTLILICSDNGPEQGAGRAGNLKGYKTHLYEGGIRSSLIVWGASYIDDHAKGSRNKESVFSAIDLKPSLLKFVGTTDSKNSISDGENMIKTILGESKKSRQSPIFYSRPPDRKNYYGFENLPDLAIREGDWKLLCDYDGSRPELYQLIDDPGEKQNLAEQHPERVASMRDKVVSWYQSMPVLETETIE is encoded by the coding sequence ATGAAAAAAGTATCCTACTTATTGCTATCCCTTACTTTACTAAGCCTTAATAGCTTCTCCCCTCCTGAACCCAAACCCAATAAACAACCTAATATCATCCTAATTTTTATTGATGACATGGGTTGGGCTGATTTTTCCAGTTTTGGAAATACCGATGCCCAGACACCAAACTTTGATCAAATGGCTTCAGAAGGCATCAGTTTTGAGCAGTTTTATGTCAACTCTCCTATTTGTTCGCCTTCCCGAGTAGCCATCTCCACAGGCACATATCCTCAGCGTTGGAACATTACTTCTTACTTAGATAATCGTGCTCAAAACCAAAAACGAGGAATGGCAAGCTGGCTGGATCCTTCAGCGCCTATGTTGGCAAGAAGCCTCCAAGAAGCAGGATATGCCACGGGCCATTTTGGAAAATGGCATATGGGAGGGCAAAGAGATGTGAACAATGCTCCTGCTATTACTGAGTATGGTTTTGATGAATCTCTTACAAATTTTGAAGGAATGGGAGCAAAATTATTGCCCCTCACTAAAGATGAGACAGGAAAAGTCGGGCGTATCTGGGAAGGTGCAGAAATACTAGGAGAACCTGTTACCTGGATGCAAAGGTCCGAGATTACCACAGGCTTTATCAACGAGGCAATACAATTTATTGACGAAGCGGAAAAGGAGGAGAAACCCTTTTATGTAAATATTTGGCCAGATGATGTACATAGCCCTTATTGGCCTCCATTTGAAGATTATGGCCTTGCCAAAGAAGATGGTAAAAGAGGTTTGTACCTGGCAGTTCTGGAAGCAATGGATCAGCAGTTTGGTAAACTTTTCGATTACATCAAGTCCAATGAAAATTTACGAGACAACACCTTAATCCTTATTTGTTCTGACAATGGTCCGGAACAGGGAGCTGGTAGAGCCGGAAACTTGAAAGGCTATAAAACCCATTTATACGAGGGAGGAATTCGCTCCTCTTTAATTGTTTGGGGAGCTAGCTATATTGATGATCATGCAAAAGGATCCCGCAATAAAGAATCTGTATTTTCTGCAATAGACTTGAAGCCTTCATTGCTAAAGTTTGTGGGAACTACGGATTCTAAAAACTCTATTTCAGATGGAGAAAACATGATTAAAACCATTCTTGGTGAATCTAAAAAATCCCGTCAATCTCCAATTTTTTATAGCAGGCCTCCAGACAGAAAAAACTATTACGGGTTTGAAAATCTACCTGATTTGGCAATACGTGAGGGAGACTGGAAACTTTTATGCGACTATGATGGAAGCAGACCTGAATTGTATCAATTAATTGACGATCCTGGAGAAAAGCAAAACCTTGCTGAACAACATCCCGAGAGAGTAGCCTCTATGAGGGATAAAGTAGTCTCTTGGTATCAATCGATGCCGGTTTTGGAAACAGAGACCATAGAATAG
- a CDS encoding DUF6797 domain-containing protein: MKSLLNGLGSIFLFLIFTGCGSSTNDKDSLDPSGFTLSESDLPEYEKNIDHQRLISAWGDRQGESIRTGEHIYNNICFNCHGNPDQEGSMPNAFKFWKDEFKVGKDPYSIYQTLTRGYGSMPPQVNLTPVEKYDLVNYLRENFLKEDNPGQFVEVDSTYLASLPAGTNIGPEPKEFKPWAEMDYGNFLINTYELVDQDAAPRERSSGKAPLPDENLINSNFAYKGIAVRLDEGDGGVAAGKAWMMFDHDLMRVAGAWTGEGFIDWEAILFNGRHNISPRTIGELHFENPVAPAWANPATGTFDDPRFTARDKRKFGPLPREWTHYKGLYQHGDQIIISYTVGKARVLETFGLEYLDDQPVFTRTLNISPSDKVLKMRVAPSSTAVALVGNGATLKDQGGFNVLEVSSNQNLNIKLLIAKSGTQGLQEFAKSMAPPEDLNKIKDGPARFPEKLTTKIIKGEQDGPFQVDIMNPPFDSPWKNQFRLSGLDFFKNPNKGVICSTDGDVWLVEGFLEDSGELTWQRIASGLFQPLGIKVVNEEIFVTCRDQLVRLHDYNGDNETDFYESFNNDHQVTDHFHEFAMGLQVDEQGNFYYAKSGRHAREALTPQHGTLIRVSKDGEKTEIIAKGFRAANGVCLNPDGTFIVTDQEGHWNPMNRINWVKEGGFYGNMFAYDPPADSTESGMELPLVWVERDIDQSPSELLWVDSKKWGALDGKLLNLSYGYGKVFVIPYEKIGEQVQGGIVELPIPRFSTGVMRGSFNPGDEQLYLCGLSAWGSTQPQLGGLYRIRKVDQPLAIPVGIKATTAGIELSFTDELDPASVNQITNYTVETWDLLRSRNYGSEHYNEKLLTVTKAELAEDKKTILLTIPDIKPTWVMEINYQLKDKNGNSIDGSIQNTIHQLGEIATR, translated from the coding sequence ATGAAAAGTCTGCTTAATGGTCTAGGTTCAATTTTCCTTTTTCTTATTTTCACAGGTTGTGGCTCTTCAACAAATGACAAAGATTCTTTGGATCCATCAGGATTTACTTTGTCGGAATCGGACCTCCCCGAATATGAAAAAAATATTGATCATCAGAGATTAATCAGCGCTTGGGGAGATAGACAAGGCGAATCCATCCGGACAGGCGAGCACATTTACAATAACATTTGTTTCAATTGTCATGGAAATCCCGATCAGGAAGGATCGATGCCCAATGCATTTAAATTTTGGAAGGATGAATTTAAAGTAGGAAAAGACCCCTATTCCATTTACCAAACGCTGACTCGAGGATATGGGTCCATGCCTCCACAAGTGAATTTGACACCGGTAGAAAAGTACGATCTCGTCAATTACTTGAGAGAGAATTTTTTAAAAGAAGATAACCCTGGACAATTTGTTGAAGTTGATTCCACTTATTTGGCTAGTCTACCAGCAGGCACCAATATCGGTCCGGAACCCAAGGAATTTAAGCCTTGGGCGGAGATGGATTATGGGAATTTTTTAATCAACACCTATGAACTGGTTGATCAAGATGCCGCCCCTAGAGAACGATCTTCAGGTAAAGCTCCACTTCCTGATGAAAATCTCATAAACTCCAATTTTGCTTATAAAGGCATTGCTGTGAGACTTGATGAAGGAGATGGTGGAGTTGCTGCAGGCAAAGCTTGGATGATGTTTGATCATGATTTGATGCGAGTAGCAGGTGCATGGACAGGAGAAGGATTTATCGATTGGGAAGCGATATTATTCAATGGAAGACATAACATTTCGCCAAGAACAATCGGCGAACTTCATTTTGAAAACCCAGTAGCTCCAGCTTGGGCCAACCCAGCTACAGGCACTTTTGATGACCCAAGGTTTACAGCTAGAGATAAAAGAAAATTTGGTCCATTACCTCGGGAATGGACACATTATAAAGGCCTCTACCAACACGGTGATCAGATAATTATTTCTTACACGGTGGGCAAAGCAAGAGTTTTGGAAACTTTTGGGTTGGAATATTTGGATGACCAACCTGTTTTCACCCGAACATTGAATATTTCTCCTTCGGATAAAGTGCTAAAAATGAGAGTCGCTCCAAGCAGCACAGCCGTTGCTTTAGTAGGTAATGGGGCTACTTTGAAAGATCAGGGAGGTTTTAATGTGTTGGAAGTAAGTTCTAATCAAAACTTGAACATCAAATTACTGATAGCAAAATCAGGAACCCAAGGACTTCAGGAATTTGCCAAATCAATGGCACCACCCGAGGATTTAAATAAGATAAAAGACGGTCCTGCAAGATTTCCTGAAAAGCTGACCACCAAAATCATCAAAGGAGAGCAAGACGGTCCTTTCCAGGTGGATATCATGAACCCACCTTTTGACAGTCCATGGAAAAATCAGTTTCGATTAAGTGGTTTGGACTTTTTTAAAAACCCAAATAAAGGAGTCATCTGCTCCACCGATGGAGATGTCTGGTTGGTGGAAGGATTCTTAGAAGATTCAGGAGAACTCACTTGGCAACGTATTGCTTCAGGCTTATTTCAGCCTTTGGGAATAAAAGTGGTCAATGAGGAAATCTTTGTCACCTGCAGAGATCAATTGGTTCGTTTGCATGATTATAATGGGGACAATGAGACAGATTTTTACGAGAGTTTCAACAATGATCATCAGGTGACTGACCACTTCCATGAATTTGCCATGGGGCTTCAGGTGGATGAGCAAGGGAATTTTTATTATGCCAAGAGTGGCCGTCATGCCCGAGAAGCATTGACCCCTCAGCATGGGACTTTGATCAGGGTAAGTAAAGACGGCGAAAAGACAGAAATCATTGCCAAGGGATTCCGAGCAGCTAATGGTGTATGTCTAAATCCTGATGGGACTTTTATCGTGACTGATCAAGAAGGCCACTGGAATCCAATGAATAGAATTAATTGGGTCAAAGAAGGAGGATTCTATGGAAACATGTTTGCTTATGACCCTCCTGCCGATAGCACAGAAAGTGGCATGGAACTGCCTTTGGTTTGGGTGGAGAGAGATATTGATCAATCACCTTCCGAATTACTTTGGGTGGACAGCAAAAAATGGGGAGCTCTGGATGGAAAATTACTAAACCTATCCTACGGCTATGGAAAAGTATTTGTCATTCCGTATGAAAAGATTGGAGAACAAGTACAAGGAGGAATCGTGGAACTACCGATCCCGAGATTTTCTACCGGAGTGATGCGAGGAAGTTTCAATCCCGGGGATGAACAACTATACCTTTGTGGCTTATCAGCTTGGGGATCCACCCAGCCACAATTAGGTGGACTTTATCGAATCAGAAAAGTCGATCAACCTTTGGCCATTCCCGTAGGCATCAAAGCCACTACAGCAGGGATTGAGCTTAGCTTTACCGATGAACTCGATCCTGCCAGCGTCAATCAAATCACTAACTACACTGTGGAAACTTGGGATTTGTTGAGATCAAGAAATTACGGGTCCGAGCATTACAATGAAAAATTGCTAACGGTGACAAAAGCAGAGCTTGCGGAGGATAAAAAGACGATTCTTCTAACTATCCCAGACATTAAACCAACTTGGGTCATGGAGATCAACTACCAATTAAAGGATAAGAATGGCAATAGCATTGATGGATCAATTCAGAATACAATTCATCAATTGGGAGAAATAGCTACCAGGTAA